The Hypanus sabinus isolate sHypSab1 chromosome 7, sHypSab1.hap1, whole genome shotgun sequence region atctgatggcagaggggaagaagctgttcctaaaacattaagtgtgtatctacaggctcctgtacctcctccttgatggcagcaatgagaagagggcatatcctgggtaatGGAGAACCTTAATGGTGAATGTCGCCTTcttgaggtattgccttttgTCATGAAGGAAGGGGAGGCTAGGAGTTGATGGAGTTGGaaaagttcacaactttctgcagtattttccgatcctgtgcatgcCCCTCCAGACCAAATGAGTGAtggaaccagttagaatgctctccatgtagAAATTTGTAGAAATCTAGAAatctgcaagtgtctttggtgaaacAGCAATTatcttcaaactgctaatgaaatgtagccactgtgGTGCttcctttgtaactgcatcaatatattgagctcaggatagatcctcagagatgttgacactcaagaacttgaaactgctcacccattccacttctgatcccttgaagaagactggtgtgtggtcccttaacttccccttcctaaagtccacaatcaattccttggacttACTGATGTTGAGGTAAGATTGTTGCAACGCCACTAAATCAGCTGGTCtttctcgctcctgtacgccgccatctgaaattctgccaatattgCTTGTGTCGTCAGAAAATTTCTAGATgaaatttgagctgtgcctagccacacagtcatggtatagagagtagagcggtgagctaagcatgcatccttgaggtgcaccagtgtcaaTAGTCAGAGAGGACGAGATGTTAATTCCGATCTGCAgcctgtggtctcctggtgaggaagtcaaggatccaattgcagagggaggtacaaaggacGGTTTTGGACCTTGTTGATTAGAGTATGATTacaggtaggagaatggggatgagagagatggggatgagagagataataaatcagatatgatcaaatggtggagcagactcaatgggcctaataGACTAATTCTGTTCCCCTGACGTAAGGTCGGTACACCTCATCATTCAGAACACTGCTATCAAATCTACCCTTATTTTCTTATGCTCCAGAGAATGGTTAACCTTTCCGCATAACTCATTGGCTAATCTGTCGCTTCATTCTGACTTTcgtaagttattgtgtgttacgtatactacagtgctttacaccctggttcagagaaacgtCTTGTTTGACAGCATACATGtagtgaaatgacaataaacttgacttaatgCGGGGAAGTGGGATTAGTGCAGTGGGCAACAACTTCTGTATGAAAACGGTGAGCTGATGGTCAGATTCTATGTTGTACTGTCCGGTCAGATTTTTAGCAACTCTAGTTGTTTGCCTCCTTTGAGCCTCCCAGTTTTGGTTCCTTTCTGTTCATCACCTTTAGCAGACATATGAGCTTATTGCTTTCTCTCACCTCAGTCCACCGGGACAGCTGAAACTTGAACACTATCCAAAGGCAATTTTGctcgaacacacacacacaattcatgGTGTAAAAATCATCAGTGTGTTTACTTCACAAGTCAGAGTTAAAGATAGAACAATAcggcacagatacaggcccttcagcccaacaactTCATGCTGACCAAGTAGCTCAGCTAGCAAGTTACTTGCTTGCAACCCAtatccctccctctctgttcagatttctgaatggacaatgaacactacctcactatttgtttttttatatatacacaactcagtggccactttacaagGTACccgttgtacctaataaagtggccactgagtgtacatttgtggtcttctgctgccataGCCCATCCGCTTCAAAGTTCGAGGTTTTGGGTCCTGAGATGCTGTAGTGCGCTCCTAtaatatggttatttgagttactgccgccttcctgtcagcatgaaccattctggccactctcctctgaccgctCTCATTTACAGGACATTTGTGCCCACAGAacggctgctcactggatttttgtcTCTCCAgtcaactccagagactgttgtgtgtgaaagtcccaggagatcagcagcttttgAGACACTCAAATCacaccgtctggcaccaacaatcaccgcacagtcaaattcacttagatcacatttcttccccatttcaatgtttggcctgaacaacaaccaaacctcttgaccacgtctgcatacttttatgtattgagttgctgccacatgattggctgatcagatatttacattaacgagcaggtgtacaggtgaacCTCATAAAGCGGCCACAGCGTAAATTTCTTATGGtattttatagtatattttatgaatTGCACCATACCGCTGCCCCAAAACAGAAAATTTAATGACCcaatctgtgataataaacccgattctgatttcatgtacttattcaaatgCTCATGTATCACCTGCTTCAACTTCTTAGCAGCTGAAAAACTTACATAATGATATACTGTAGTTACAACCTAATTCAGTACTGCCCTCTGGGGCACTGCAAAATTTCTGAAGGGATTCGCTTATGGCTTGTGAATCACACTGGGAGAAATCACTGTAATGGTGAATTTGGAGCTAACAGTGAAGACCAGCTATGCTTGGATCAATTggcttaaaaaaaacacttacatTACACTGCAGGCCAATTTTCTGCCAACAAAAGAAAATGCgctttatttctgatttttatgTTTTAACCCTTGCTTCCTACAAGCCATCAATGGCTTGCGTGTATCTGAAGAAGCAATCTGACCAATAAGTGAACTCCCAAAATAGCCACCAACttttacatttaaaaaaatcatctcTTAGTTCTGGCGAACAGTGTGATCTTTCCAGCCATTTATTTTCGCTAGTGAAGGGTGGGGGTGGGATGGTTAGGGGGTTTGGTGTGGGGAAGACAGTCAGATAACACATAGAAAACACAGGGGCATCAGAAAGTGTAGTGACTGAAAGATAACTGGACTTTAACTCTTCCATAGCTTGGCTGGTTAGATAAAATTATACATTATATGCAATCTTGTGTACAAATAAAGCAACTTACTTATATATAAAACCATCTTTGATCAAACTCTTACGCCTATAATTGATTTTATATATGAAGTGGTTCAAGCATTATATAAAAATCACCTTTTATATACAAAATCAATATATAGTGATACACATAATATATTTAAAATTTCACCATTTTATATATAAAACCAAACTCTGTAGATCAAaccaatataaaataataaatatatccaATTAAAAATGACCGAAAATAAGTACAGTATATCCATATACTTACATTTTAGATCCATACCatattatatacacacacacacaccatacacaTACATACAATGTATATATTATGTACATACAATATACATACTATATACACGGAATACAATGTAAACTTGTATCCAACCCAACAGTTCACCGGTTTAGAATGCTAAACCCCGGTTTGGGCTGGCGTTAGAAGTGCCTCTTCCTGGCTTTACAGATAATCTTTTGGAAAGCTCTCCTGAAGTCCTGGTTGAAGATGGTGTAGATGACCGGGTTGAGCGAACTGTTGCAGTAGCCGATCCAGAAGAAGAACTTGAAGAGGGTCTCCGGCACCTGGCAGAGCTCCCGGCAGATGCCGTACAGGCTGTAGCTGAAGAAAAACGGGAACCAGCAGATGACGAACACCCCGATCACCACGGCCAGGACGAAGGTGAACCTCTTCTCCCTGGCTTGAGACACTTTGCTCCTGGACGCACGGCTGCTCCGGCGTCTCTTGCGGGTGGAGAACACCACGAACGAGCGGCTGCTCGACTGCGAGAGGCGGCTGGAGCGCTTGGAGAAGGAGTCCTTCTTGGCCGCCTGTTTCCGGCGACCTTTCTCCTCCGAGGTCGAGCTCTCGTCCACCTCGACATCGGGCGGCTCCTCGCCCGCTCGGCTACAGTGCCCGTTCTGTCTGTCGTCCGGTGCCCTGGGACCTCCCGCCACCTCCTCAGTCTGGGACGAGCCCTCGGGAGGGTCCCTCCGCACCGACATGCCCCTGGTTCTGTGACGGGCCACCTGGTAGATCCGGACGTACACCAGCACCATGATCACGCAGGGGGCGAAGAAGGAGGCCACGCAGGACAGCAGGATGTACCAGGTGTCGTCGTTCAGCCGGCAAGCTGGGTAAGTCTGGTCCTCCTCCAGCGTGCGGTCCCGGGACAGGAGCGGAGGGAAGGAGATGAGAGCCGAGATCACCCACACGGTCACGATGGCCCCTTTGATCCTGCGGGGTGTCCTCTTGAGGTTGTATTCCACGGCTTTGATGATGGACCAGTAGCGGTCCAGGCTGATGGCGCAGAGGTGGACGATGGACGAGGTGCAGAAGAGGACGTCCAGGGCCAGGTAGATGTCGCACCACGCCGTGCCGAAGTACCAGTAGCCCATGAGCTCGTTGGCCAGCGAGAAGGGCATGACCAGAGTGGCCACCAGGATGTCGGCGCTGGCGAGCGACACCAGGAAGAGGTTCTGGGGTGGCCGCAGGGCGCGGCTGGTGAACACGGCGATCGCCACCAGCACGTTGCCCGCCACCGTGAAGAGGATGAGCAGCCCCACCAGGGCGGAGAGCCCAGCTACGGCCTCCGGCGAGTAGCGGCCGAGATCGGGCGCCGGCCGCGGGCGGGAGGCGTTGAGGAGAGGGCTGCTGGAGTTGGCCCCAGCCTCCATGGTCAGGGGGAGGCCGGGGCTGTCACCTCCCGCCAACGAGTGAGTAACTTCAGGGAGCCGCCGGGACCCCCTCTCATGGTCGGGACCCCCACCCGGTGACCATTCACTCCTCCTCTCCACTCTCCCACAGCACAGTGGGGAGGAGGGTTGGGTGGGCTTCTGTCTTCACTCCAAGCTCTGAGGGGCTCCCACCTCTTGTGGGAGTCGAGCCTACCACCGGCATGCAGAAGCGTCGGGGCACCTCAGCGCTTCCGCGGGCACTGCCAGCTCCGGCCGGAGAGACACGCCCACCCACTCAAACCCCCCACCTCCCTCAGCCATTGGCGGCCGCCGCGCCCGGTTCGTCCGGTGCCTCCTTCCCATTGGCTCTCCTCTGCGCCCATCACAGAAGAGCACCGCCccttttcttcctccctccccgccttccctttctccctcttcaGGTAGGTCCAATCAGCTGGTGAATGACGAGACGCCAGGCGCTGTTCTCCAGACGTATTAAATAGGATTGAATGTAAGTTATTGCCGCAGTTAATATTGTTCCTTTCTTAATGTCAATTTGTAAAGACAACGCAATAAGGTCAGTTGGAACAGAACCCAGCGATGTTCGTTGCAATACAGCGGACAGCTTAATCCACTGGAGGGCAGATTCTGCTTTGCaaggagatagagatagagatagagatagagatagagatagagagcgagagagagagggagagagagggaggggggagagagggagggagggagggagagagagagaaaacggcATCTGAGTGTTCCGTCCGCAAGAGCCCAGCCACTGCTGGTGCTGTCTTGGAAAgttttacacacaaaatgctggaggaactcagcagatcagacagcatctgtgtaaAAGTGAATAAACGATCGACGTCTCACGTCGAGACCACataggctgcctgacctgctgagttccttcagcattgtgtgtgtgtgtgtgtgtgttgctttggatttccagcatctacagactttctcgtgtttatgtcTTAGTAAAGTTTGTCTATCATGGGGCAAGGTCTCCCAGCAGTCCCGCCGCTGCAGAAGGTATTTTCTTAGTGTGGAAAGGGAGGTGCCGGCGGAGGCTCTTAGCAATTAAGAGGCGTAGAGCACAGAATGTTACAACATAGTACAGTctcttcggcccacgatgttgtgcccaCCTTTTAACTTGCTTTAAGATCAAACTAACCGCTATCATCCAGGTGTCTCGGTAAGAGTTTTTTAAACGCATCCAATGTATCTGCCAAAGATGGACACTGGCACTCGAATCGCCGAAGCATAGAAGGCGGCGGACCTGAAGTGGTGTAAATGAGATGAGTATGTATGAGGGCTATGTACAGCATGGACATCGCGGGCCGAAAGGCCCGTTTCTGTGTCGTCAGCCTCGCTATGATTGGAACATTCTGGGTTCACACCGCGGATTCCGGATATGGCGGCTTTGCAAGACTAGAATGTAATTTGATGGGTTCTCTAGACGGGGTTATGGGGGAAGCGGACAGAATAGTGGCATTTAACCGGCATCTAGAGGtaacatgaacaggcagggagtGAAGGGGTATTGATAGTGCACGGGAAAGAGGGTTTACTTTAATTCGGCGACGTACAGAGAtcaagggccgaatagcctatgCTGTACCTTTCTATGCTCTGGGAAAGGTGAGAGAAGATCTCACCAAAATAAAAAATCAGTTctcacagagagaatgcagtaAGGGCAAaaaatggaagaactcagcgggggtggggggggggggttggttaagcagcatctatggagacaaaAAGCGGTGACTCCACGTTTCGGGAGGAGACCGGTTTAAAGGTGGGCGTTTCCACTGGCTGAAGTCTGAGACTAGGGGCACTGACAataaggacagagatgaggagacgtCTTTCCATTAGGTCAAGGACATGGAAACCAGTCCTTTAGACATGAAGTCTACTGCCAACTTTTAAGTGCTTAACAGATTAATCAAATTTCCCAGCATTAGTCCAATTCCTGTGCCTCAGCTCTTCAAGTGCACCCCTAATACCTTTCAAACGTTGACAGAATCTGCCTCTAGAGTAGATCATCTGGCAGTGCTTGGCAAATGTTCCACCCACCCTGGAACAATCTTCCTTGTGCCCTCTAAATTTTATGCCACCTACATTCAATGTATCCCCTTCTGGTCAAGGACACCCATATAGTCATGGGgtcttagaacactacagcaccaaataggctattcggcccatctactccatgctaaACAATTAacttgcctagtcccatcgacctgcacctgcacaatagccctccatattcgtcccatccatgtacctatctaaatttctgttaaatatcGAAATCAAACctcttccactggcagttcattccacactctcaccaccgcCTGAGTGAAAGAGTTAATCCCTCAtgcttcccttaaacatttcacctttcaccctccctTAAcccttgtagtcccacccaacttcagtagaagaagtctgcttacatttaccatatctatactGCTCACAATTTtgcatatctctatcaaatctcccctcgtttTCCTAAGCAccggggaataaagtccaaacctattcaacttttccttataactcaggtcctcaagttgtggcaacatccttgtaagttttctctgctctctttcattCTTACTGATACCTTCCCTGCAGTTTGCTGACccaaactgcgcacaatactccaaattggtcCTCACTAGCATGTTACACAACATCTCACCTGCTGTGttcaataatttgatttatgaaggccagtgtgccaaaagctctctttacagccctatctacctgtgatgccaccttcaaagaattatggatctatattcccagatccctctgttttaccTATAGTCTATGGTCATAGTCATCTCTGCTAGAGGGAAGAGCATCTCACCATCTATCCATTCTTGCTAAGCAACATTTAGAATGCCTCACTCAGCTCCCATCACAATCTCTTCTACTCAAAGGAAATCTGACCCAGACTGTCCTGTTCCTTTTCATAAATGCAATACTCCTTTGCTGCCCAGAACCTGATggattaatagacaatagacagtaggtgcaggagtaggccattcggcccttctagccagcaccaccattcactgtgatcatggctgagcatacacaatcagtaccccgttcctgccctctccccatgtcccttgaccccactatctaccagagctctatctaactctctcttgaatgcatccagagacttggcctccattgccttctggggcacagcattccacgtatccaccactctctgggtgaaaaagtttttccgcatctctgttctaaatggcttaccccttattcttaaactgtggcctctagttctggacacacccatcagcgggaacatgcttcctgcctccagtgtgtccaatcccttaataatcttgtatgtttcaatcagatcccctctcattcttctaaattccagtttatacaagcccagtcgctccaatctttcgacatatgacagtcccgccattccgggaattaatcttgtgaacctacgctgcactccctcaatagcaagaatgtccttcctcgaatttggagaccaaaacggcacacaatactccaggtggggtctcaccagggccctgtacagctgcagaaggacctctttactcctatactcaattcctcttgttataaaggccagcatgccattagctttcttcactgcctgctgtacctgcatgcttgctttcattgactgatgtctGCAGTATAATCATTGCACACACACCACTCCAGCTGTGGCTGAACTAATGGATTCTACAGTTATGCCATAaccttaaacaagagaaaatctgcagatgctgtacttttttccacagatgctgcccagcctgcagagttcctctggcattttgtgtgtgatgccatAACCTCCCTGTTTTCACATTCTACGCTTCATATTCATTCtgggtagccgccaacctgatggcataaacattgatttctctaacacagaacataaaacatagaaatctacagcacattacaggcccttctgcccacaatgttgttccaaccatgtaacctactctagaaacggtgtagaatttccctaccgcatagccctctggTTTTccaagctccgtgtacctatctaagaggcccttaaaagaccctattgcatccgcttccaccaccgtcactggcagtgcattccacgcacccaccccctctgtgtgaaaaacttacccctgacatcccccttgtacctacttcaaagcaccttaaaactatacctccttgtgtttgccatttcagccctgggaaaaggcctctggctatccacacgatcaatgcccctcatcatcttatacacctctatcaggtcacttctcatcctccgtcactccaaggaggaaaggccaagttcactcaacttattctcataaggtacatactccaatcctggcaacatccttgtaaatctcctctgcactctctcttagtatccacatccttcctgtaataa contains the following coding sequences:
- the adra2c gene encoding alpha-2C adrenergic receptor; this encodes MEAGANSSSPLLNASRPRPAPDLGRYSPEAVAGLSALVGLLILFTVAGNVLVAIAVFTSRALRPPQNLFLVSLASADILVATLVMPFSLANELMGYWYFGTAWCDIYLALDVLFCTSSIVHLCAISLDRYWSIIKAVEYNLKRTPRRIKGAIVTVWVISALISFPPLLSRDRTLEEDQTYPACRLNDDTWYILLSCVASFFAPCVIMVLVYVRIYQVARHRTRGMSVRRDPPEGSSQTEEVAGGPRAPDDRQNGHCSRAGEEPPDVEVDESSTSEEKGRRKQAAKKDSFSKRSSRLSQSSSRSFVVFSTRKRRRSSRASRSKVSQAREKRFTFVLAVVIGVFVICWFPFFFSYSLYGICRELCQVPETLFKFFFWIGYCNSSLNPVIYTIFNQDFRRAFQKIICKARKRHF